A region of the Sphingobium yanoikuyae genome:
TCCCGGAAGTGATCGAGGTAAAAGTCGTCCCACTCCTTTTCACGGCTTGCGAGACCAGATGCGCCCTCAAAAGGGTCGTCGAACTTATCGGCGCGGGAGAAGAACAGCGTCTTCTCTTCCAAAAGCAACAGGAATTTCGCCAAATCCATGTATCGCCATAGCGCGGTGTCCGGTGCGACCCGCTTATCCGCCTCCCACCACCAATAGACGTGGGTCGCCAGTTCATGGATTTCGGAAAAGCAACAGGCACCGACATAACGGGCGCTTCCGTCGAAAGCATAGCCAGCATAGGCCGCAACATCGCGCGGCAACTGCTCTTCGCAGGATTGGCAACGGTCATAACTACGCGACCTAAGCGCTCGCAGGTCTGCATTGAACCGCCCGGTGCTTTCCACGCAAAACCTCTCGTTCCAGATAAGAGACGTTGATTCGCTCCGCTCGATCTCAACAATTATGTCAGCTTTCACATAAATTCGCACCGACTCCGACTGACCGCAAATGGTCGCTTACAGACCGTCTGAATTTGGTCCCCAAGTGGGTTGATCCCGGCCCACCATATTCGGGGGGAATATCAGGGGTGTTTGTGGCCGGGATCGTCCGCAGCCTAGCGGAGCGAGCGATAGGGTCAATCAGCATCAACACGATCACGATGACCAGGCGCGCGCATCTGGTCGGTAGCGAACCATCGCCTTATCGCGGGTGATACGGCTCGCATGCGATGCCGTCGCCGTCTCCGTCCATATGATCCCCAAATCCTGGTTGGCCACGATAGATCGGGGCAGCACCTGCCGCGCGGGCTTCCTTGCAGTTTCTATATGACCAGGTCGAACCGTCGGTTTCGGCTGGTGGTGCGGGATTGGTTGGAGGGGCGACGCCACCGGATGACGAAGACGGTTGCTGCTGATCGAGTTCATCCGCCGTCATCGGGCTATCGTGAGGGATAGTGTTGCGAGGCGTCCAGCTTTCGTCAGGCACTTCCGCTTCGACAGGGGCTTGGCCGACGCGCGGGAGCATCGTCCCGCCAACCAATCCGGCAGCGAGCGCGCCGACAACGATCATAGGAGAGTGTCGCATCCCGACGACATACCGCGCTCTGGTAAAGCAATCGCTACGCCTGCGTCATAAATATTAGAATGAACTCCTGAAAACGTCGCCCGCTGGTCGGGCGCTTATCACTCGATTCGAAGGCGAACGCCTTCAAGCCTATCTCTGTCCGGCAGGCATCCTCACGATCGGCGTGGGTCACACTGGCCCTGACGTGAAACCAGGCCTGACGATCACCCACGAACGATCCCAAGCGCTGCTGGCCGCCGACCTTTTGCGGTTCGAGCGTGCTGTCAATCGCCTCGGTGGACGGATGAGCCAGGGGCAGTTCGATGCGATGGTCAGCTTCGCTTTCAATTGTGGCGAAGGGGCGCTGAAATCATCGACCCTGCTGAAGAAGCATCTCGCCGGTGACTATGCCGGAGCCGGGAAGGAATTCGCCCGGTGGACCCGTGGGGGCGGCAAGGTGCTGCCTGGCCTGGTGAAACGGCGCGCGGCCGAAGCTGCGCTGTATATGTCTTGCTGACGCGTCGCGCTTCCGTCATGCTCCGACGATGGATAACCCATCACTCCAAATCGATTGGGCTGCTGGTAAAGTGGTCAATGGCGAGATGCTGATCCCCGCGACGTTCGGCGATTTGACGGGTGCCCTGATTTTGCCAGAGCATGAGATGCTGGCGGCGTCAGAAGCTGCGGATGACGAAGTCTTGGTCGCCTACGGCGGGATGATTGGATGGATCGCCGATGCTGCCGAAAAGGCGTTAGCGCGAGGCGCGTTGGTCGAAGTGGAGCAGAGATTTCGAATGCTTATTAGCAGGGCGGATTTCAGCGTCTCGCGCCCATCGATCAACTAAAATGGCCCCGCCATTTCGGACGGGGCCAGGTAGACGATTGTGAAGACAAATCGTCGGGTCGCACGAGTCGGATAGCGCTTCTTGCCGCGACGCAACATCACCCAAACGGGTTATGTCTCAGAATGGGAGCGTGTCGCTGATGGCTTCCATCCCCGCTTTGAAATCGTTCACGCTCCGGAGAATTTCCGGCCGTTCGAAATCTGGGAAGACCCGCGCGGCATCGTCCAGTTGATCGTCCGCAGGACGGCGCAGGTTCATCGACTTCAACATCCTCCGAGCAACCCTTTCCAAGACCGCACCAGGCGAAGGGTCCGGCTCCGGATAAATGGGGAGGGGGCGGTCCAGGCCAAGGTCGGCGCGATCCTCCGGATGGACGGTCGCGATGAGCAGGGGGATGCCCATCGAATCGACCTGGAAGCTCAGATGGTCCAACGGTTCGGGTGGATGATCGAACAGGTCCATGATGTCGGAGCGAAGGGGCGGGCAGGGTGATTCGTCGGTGTCGCGCATCACGTATTTAGCCGCCGACTTGACCCCCTATGTGCCCGCCGTTATTGATCCGCACATGGGGCGAGCTTGGTGAAGCTCGGCCATGGCGATATCGAGAAATTGTTCGGGCGGAAGTGACGGCCTGGCGTCAGTGCCAGGCTGATCCCAGCAACGCCAGCCATCCGCGCGCATCCGCCTGGTTCACAGGCTTGGGCGCGCCATAGCCGCGGCATTCCAGGCAGTCGGCGCGCACGCCCGCACCGCTCACCAGCCCGCGCACATCGGCGACGGCCTGCAGCGCCCAGCGCTGCTGCAGCTTCGCTTCGCGACCGATCAGGTCGCGCGGGGCGCCGGCATCGTCCTTCTCGCGGTCGGCGATCGACTGGATGAACTCGGCGAACTTGTCCGGCTGCTTCTCGATCCAGTAGGGCTTGGCCTCGGCCGGATCGATCTTGGCGCGGCGCGCCGCTTCGGCGATCGCGTCGTTGAGGTCGCCGAACCGGTCAATGAGGCCGATCTGGCGGGCGGTGCCGCCGTCCCAGACGCGGCCCTGGGCGATGGTGTCGATCTGCGCCGGCGTCTTGTGCCGGGCCTGCGCAACCAGGCCGACGAAGCGGCGATAGATATCCTCGACCCCCATCTGCATGATCTGGTCGAATTGCGGGGTAGTGCCGCCGGCGATATCGGGCTGGCCCGACAAAGGCGTGGTGCGCACGCCGTCGGTGGTGATGCCCATCTTGGCCAGCGTGCCCTCGAAGCTCGGGATGATGCCGAACACGCCGATCGACCCGGTGATGGTGTCGGGTTCGGCAAAGACGATGTCGGCCGGGGTCGAGACCCAATAGCCGCCGCTTGCCGCGACATTGCCCATCGACACGACGATCGGCAGGCCGCCGGACTTGGCCTCCATGATGGCGCGGCGGATCTTTTCCGACGCCTGCACCGATCCGCCCGGCGAATCGACGCGCACGACCAGGGCCTTCAAGTCCTTCTCGTCCAGCGCCTTGAGCAACAGGTCGGAAATCGTGTCGCCCGCCGCCGTGCCGGGGCCGGCCTCTCCATCGACAATGTCGCCGGCCACGGTGAGGACGCCGATCTGCCCGTCATTGGCCGGCTTCCTGGCCTTCACATAGGCGGCATAGTCGATCGCGGCATAATCGGTCTCGTCCTTGTCGGACGGATCGCCTGCAACCTTGGCGACGCGCTCTTCAAAGGCTTCCTGATCGCCCAGATGATCGACCAGCCCGGCGGTCAGCGCAGCCTTGGCCATGTCGCCGCCGGCAGCGCTGGCGGCGGCGGCCGGGTCGGCGGCATAGGCCGCGACCTTGGCCTTCGGGCGCGCCTTGGTCACGTCGTCCTGCCAGTTCTGCCACAGCGCGCCGGCCAGTTCCTGATTGGCCTGCTTGGCCGCGGGCGACTGGTCGGCGCGGATATAGGGTTCGACGAAGCTCTTGTAGGTGCCGACGCGATAGACATGGGTGTTGACGCCCAGCTTGTCGATCAGCCCCTTGTAGTAGAGGCCGGAGCCGCCGCGCCCGGCGATGGCGACGCCGCCCATCGGGTCGACCCAGGCTTCGCTGGCATGGGCGGCGAGCTGGTAGCTGTCGTCGCTATAGAGGGTGGCATAGGCGAAGACCGGCTTCTTGGCGGCGCGCACCGCGTCCAGCGCCTTGCCGACGCGGGCGATCGCGACCTGGCCGCCGCCGGTGAAATCGTCGAGGTCGAGCACGACCGCCTTCACCTTGTCGTCGGTGCGGGCGGCGTCGAGCGCGGTCAATATGTCGGACAGGCGATATTCCTTCGCCTGGTCGCCCGAGCCCGACAGGATGGCGGTGGCGCTGACCTCGGCCGGCTGTTCGACGATGCTGCCGTCAAGGTCCAGCAACAGCGCGCCGCTGCCGATCGGCTTGGCCGGCTTGGGCGAGAAGGACAGGGCGGCATAGAGCAGCCCGAAGAAGAGCAGGAGGAACAGGAGCACCAGTCCGTCCTTGATCGCGACCAGAATGCGCCACGCGCCCTTCACAAATGCCAAATCGCCGTTCCTTTTCCGTTGGTCGTCCCGAGCTATCGCATCGCCGGTTTGACTGCAATGTGGGCTTGTCCTGACCCGCGACAAGCTTGCGCCCATAATTTTGCCCGCTATGGCAGGCGCATCTTTCGCCCCTAT
Encoded here:
- a CDS encoding excalibur calcium-binding domain-containing protein; this translates as MRHSPMIVVGALAAGLVGGTMLPRVGQAPVEAEVPDESWTPRNTIPHDSPMTADELDQQQPSSSSGGVAPPTNPAPPAETDGSTWSYRNCKEARAAGAAPIYRGQPGFGDHMDGDGDGIACEPYHPR
- the sppA gene encoding signal peptide peptidase SppA; the encoded protein is MAFVKGAWRILVAIKDGLVLLFLLLFFGLLYAALSFSPKPAKPIGSGALLLDLDGSIVEQPAEVSATAILSGSGDQAKEYRLSDILTALDAARTDDKVKAVVLDLDDFTGGGQVAIARVGKALDAVRAAKKPVFAYATLYSDDSYQLAAHASEAWVDPMGGVAIAGRGGSGLYYKGLIDKLGVNTHVYRVGTYKSFVEPYIRADQSPAAKQANQELAGALWQNWQDDVTKARPKAKVAAYAADPAAAASAAGGDMAKAALTAGLVDHLGDQEAFEERVAKVAGDPSDKDETDYAAIDYAAYVKARKPANDGQIGVLTVAGDIVDGEAGPGTAAGDTISDLLLKALDEKDLKALVVRVDSPGGSVQASEKIRRAIMEAKSGGLPIVVSMGNVAASGGYWVSTPADIVFAEPDTITGSIGVFGIIPSFEGTLAKMGITTDGVRTTPLSGQPDIAGGTTPQFDQIMQMGVEDIYRRFVGLVAQARHKTPAQIDTIAQGRVWDGGTARQIGLIDRFGDLNDAIAEAARRAKIDPAEAKPYWIEKQPDKFAEFIQSIADREKDDAGAPRDLIGREAKLQQRWALQAVADVRGLVSGAGVRADCLECRGYGAPKPVNQADARGWLALLGSAWH
- a CDS encoding lysozyme, translating into MTRFEGERLQAYLCPAGILTIGVGHTGPDVKPGLTITHERSQALLAADLLRFERAVNRLGGRMSQGQFDAMVSFAFNCGEGALKSSTLLKKHLAGDYAGAGKEFARWTRGGGKVLPGLVKRRAAEAALYMSC